In Deltaproteobacteria bacterium, the sequence ACCTCGGTGAGCTCGGCCTCGTCGGCGGCGCGCGAGATGCCGAAGTCGACCACGCACACGCGGCCATCGGTGCCGAGCAACACGTTGTCGGGCTTGAAGTCGCGGTGCACGAGGCCACCGGCGTGGGCCGCCGCGAGCCCCGCGGCGGCCTCGCGGAAGACCCCGAGGATCTTCGCGAGCGTTCGCGGCGCGGCCTCGAGCCACTGCCGCAGCGTGCCGCCATCGAGGTACTCCATCGCGATGAACACGTCTTGGCCCCGGGTGCCGACGTCGTAGACGGTGATGACGTTGGCGTGCCGCAGCCGCGCCATCGCCTGGGCCTCGCGCAGCAGGCGGAGGCCGCCGGTGCTGCGCGGGGTCGCGTCGATGCCGTCCGTGCCCTCGACCCGCGCCTCGCCGCGCACGAGCTTGAGCGCGACCTTGCGGCCGAGATCGGGGTCGAGCGCGAGGTAGACCACGCCCATGCCACCGACGCCGATGCACTGCAGCACCAGGTAGCGACCTACGCTCGCGCCCCGCGGTAGCACGTCGTCGGTGCTCAGGCGGGGGCCGGTGCCAGCGCCGAGCGTGCCCTGTACGGTCACGTCGTCGGCGAAGTCGGAGTCGGTGCGCGCCATGGCGGGTCTAGCGGGCGCCAGCGTACCAGGGCCTCCGGTCCGCTCCCGACGCGATCGCGGGGCTGCCCGGGTCTGCGCTCGAACGCCTGCGGGCACGACATCGGGCGACGGTCACGCGATCGGGTCGCGGGGGCCGCCGCACGGGCGGTCACCGGCATCACGGCGGGTGCAGTCGAGCTGCCGAGGCTGTGCAGCGGATCGCGAAACGATCGTGTGCCCGCGGCGGTGCGACCGTTCGTGTGGCCCCATCGCGCCGCGAAAGTCGGTAGCGTGTCGTCGTGCGGTTCGTCGGCATGCACGCGCTCGCGCTGGCCGCGACGTGGTCGTTCGGTTCGAGCGCGGCGTTCACCGACACGCCGACGATCGCGGCGGTGTCGCTCGAGCACGAGCCCGCGCCGACGGTGGCCCGCGGCTTCGCGGTGGTGCCGTTCGAGCCGCGCGCGACCGTGGTGCTCGACGCGGTGCACTGGACCGCGCCGCGCCGCGAGTCGAGCCGGCAGCTGGCGCTGCGCTTCGGGCTCACCACCGACGAGCTGCACGCGCTCGCGCCCGAGCTCGACGCCGGTGTCGAGCCCGGCCAGCGCGTGCTGGTGTACCGCCACGATCCCGACGCGCCGTCACGCTCGATGGGTTCGCCCAACCGCGGACGCATCCAGCACGCCGCCGCGTTCCCCGAGGGCGAGGGCTGGGTGTTGCGGGGCTATCGCCCGCGCACGTGGGCCACGCGCGGCACCGTGTCGGCGCTGGCCGGGGCGCTGGGGGAGTGGCGCGAGCGCTTCCCCGAGGCACAGCCGGTGCTGCTGGGCGAGTTCTCGCGCCGGGCCGGCGGCCGCGTGCGACCCCACAAGTCGCACTGCAGCGGGCGCGACGTCGACGTCGGCTACGTGCTGCGCACGGCACCCGCGGCCCATCGCTTCACCGTGGCCACGTTCGACACGCTCGACGCGGCCGCGACCTGGGGCTTGGTCGAGCGCCTGGTTGCTAGCGGCGCCGTCGAGTCGATCTTCATGGCCACGCAGGTGCAGCGGCAGCTGCTGCCGTACGCGATGGGCCGAGTCGAGCCCTCGCGGCTGCCGGCGATCTTCTCGGTGCTGGCACCCAATGCGCGCGCGCAGAAGAAGGCGTTGTTGCGCGCCTGGGGCGGGCACGACGATCACATGCACGTGCGCTTCGCCTGTGGCGAGGGCGATCCCGAGTGCGGTGACGCGGTGCGGCGATCGACCAAGAAGCGCCGCAAGGGTCGCAAGCGTCGCTAGTACCTCGACACAGCGATAGTGACGGGCCATAACACCGCCCTGACCGCGCCTCGCTGCGTTAGCCGGGTGGGGGCGATCGGCCACGCACGATCGCGTCACAGATCGGCGGCTGCCGGTGCATCACCCTGCCACCATGCCCTCGTTGCCCCGCGTGCCCTCGATCCTGTTCGGTCTCGCCCTCGTGCACGGCTGCGGCGAGGCGCCCGCGGCGGGCGAGTCGGGCGACAGCAGCGGCTCGGCCGAGGGCTCGGGCACCGCCGCGTCGTCGACGACGGCGGGCACCGCCACCGGGGCCTCGAGCACCGCGGGCAGCTCGGGCCCGAGCTCGGCCTCCGGCGGCGACGCGACCGGCGAGACCGCGGGCAGCGACGACGGCAGCAGCAGCGGTGGTGAGCCCCTTCCGCCCGATCCGTGCATCGCCGCGGGCACCTGTCCTCCCGGCGAGTGGATCGAGGTCACGCCGCCCGACCTCGCGCCGCTCGACTTCGGGCCCGGGCCGGTGGTCGTCGATCCGAAGCACCCCAGCGACTTGTACATGGGCGGTGGTGGCGACGGCCTATGGAAGTCGAGCGACTACGGCAACACCTGGACCCGCATCAACGACAGCATCGGCTACGTGCCGATGGGCCTCATCCTCGCGGTCGCGGGCACCGAGCCGGCGACGATCTGGGTCGCTGGCTATCAGGTCACGCTGCGCTCGACCGACGGCGGCGTGAGCTTCGAGGAGCTGCCGTTCGATTTTCCCGCCGAGCTGTACTCGATCGCGCTCGATCCGTACGACGACGATCACCTGGTGAGTGGCCTGCACGAGGCCGACGGCATCGTCGAGTCGACCGACGGTGGCGTCACGTGGGCCTACGTCGATGGCCCCGGCTTCCCGGCGGGCGGCAAGTCCTGGTACCCGTTCTTCCTCGACAGCGGCGACGCCGAGGGCACCCGCGGCACATGGTTCGCGATCGCGCAGGACGGTGGCAGCGCGACCGTGACCCGCGATGGCGGCGCGAGCTGGTCGATCCCATCGGGCATCGAGGGCCTGCAGCACGGCCACGGCAACGCGCAGATCTTCCAGCAGGGCGACCTCGTCTACGCCGGCGGTGTCGCGGGGCCGGGCAGCGGCGTCTATCGCAGCACCGACTTCGGCGAGAGCTTCACGCGGGTGTTCGATCCCAACGTCGGTATCGTGTGGGGCTCGCCGACCCGCGTGTACTCGATGTGGGGCTGGGCCTGCTCGCAGTGCGATCTGGGCGCCAGCTTCAGCACCGCCTCGCTGGCCGGCGACGACTGGACCACGCCCGCGGTGCCACCGGAGCTCATCATCGGTGCGAATCACATCGCCGTGACCAGCGACGGCGAGCACCAGATCTTCGTCGGCACGATGTGGGCCTCGGGGGTGTGGCGGTACATCGAACCTTGATCGGGGGGCTGGGGCGGGATGCCTGACGCCCGCGTGCGCGTCACGATGGGCACGATGGGCCCGTCACTTGACGCGTTGGCGAGGGTAGAGAGGCCGTCAGGGTCCAGGTGTCCGAATGGCCCGTGCGGCGTCGGGCGCGGCGCGCTCACGCGGGTCACATTTGCGTGGACAGGACTACACCGGCCCTGTAGCTTGGTCGTGTGAACAGCACAGGAAGTCGCTTCATCGGTTCTCGGTTCTCGGTTCTCGGTTCTCGGTTCTCGGTTCTCGGTTCTCGGTTCTCGGTTCTCGGTTCTCGGTTCTCGGTTCTCGGTTCTCGGTTCTCGGTTCTCGGTTCTCGGTTCTCGGTTCTCGGTTCTCGGTTCTCGGTTCTCTGTTCGTCACGCTCGCGTGCGTGCATGAGGACGAGCAGTCACACCTCGACACGACCGGCGGGGTGATCACAGTGACCCCGGGTGCCGACGGCTCATCCGGTCCGTCCGGCGCGGACGAGAGCGGAGGCACGCCTGAGCCTGGCTTCTGTCTCGTGGATCCGCAGTGGCCTGAGGTCCTGCCCGCTAAGAGGTTTCAGTGCGACGCTGAATTTGACATTGGAATAGATATGACTTTCGTCCCGACGTTTGGGAGTCCGTTTGACCACGCCATCAACATCAACGTCAATGCGGTGAACGACAGTTCGTACGAACATCCCTTGGTCATGGCATGTTGCAGTGATCAACCTGAGGACGTGGCGAACACTTGCGCGATGGAGATCCACCGTGCCTGCTATGTCGATCTCCTCATGCAGGCCTGCAAAGCGGTCGGGCCGCTGATCCAGACCCATAGTAGCGACCAGGGGATCGGGACCGGTGCGGGCGTCATGAATGTGGCCGGAAAGGACATCAAGCAAGACCTGGTGCAGCACTGCTTCGATTCTCTGTGGTACGCGGATGACTCGGAGCATCCGACCTGCCAGAGCGGCGGTCTGTGTGAGAACGAGGACTTCTGCGGTGCTCAGTTCGGGCCCGCATTTCATCACCCAAAGTGGAAGGTTCCACGAATGTATAGCCTGCTCGGAATGGGCCTGCGAGACATCGAATTCAGCCTGGTCTCCAACGTCCAACCGGTTGCCTTTGATCCACTCCCCGAGGAAGGAGTGGTCGCTTGCTTCAGTGGCCAGGGAAATGATGGTGATCTGCCGACCGGCGCAACCCCCGGAGACGGAGGCGGTCTCGTCTCTCCGCTAGTAGATGCCCCAGCGACGCTCGTCGGACCGCTCTGGCAGGGCGAGGTGATTTACGCTGCAGGGGAGTTTAGCGAGGCATCCTCTCTTACCTACACATTCGTCAGCGCCACTGAGCTGTCGATTGCTGAGTGGGCAATGGTGGAGGCGGCACCGATCACCGCTGGGACGTCGTCGGTTACGTCCGAGGTCGCTGCCTTCCAGCTTCAGCTGGGTGCGGCATCGACTTTCCCCAAGAGCGGCTCGACATACTACACGCGTGCGGCGGGCGCCGTTTCGTTCATACTGGGAGCCGAGATCGACGGCGCAGGTAGTTCGGTGGTCGCGACCAACAAGAACCCGGTGTCGTTCTACAAGGTGAAACGGGGGGCGAGCGGCTGTCCGAGCAGCGCAGCTGCTGGCTGCCTCGGCAGTCGAGCGTTCACGTTGCAATACGACGACGTGACAGGCGGACACTGGGAGGTCGATGTGCCGGCGATTGTCTGGGCGCCATGAGAGCAGAGAGGCGACGCGCGTCGAGGCGGTGGAGATGGCTCTGGTGCGTCCAACTCGTCGCGGCGTGCGGTCCGGACGAGCCGGGCGGTTCGGCGGCGCCGGTTCGACCGCCCGTCGTGTGGAGCGGTGAGCACCTCGAATTGGGTACGGAGCACTCACTCGATGAGGTTTGTGCGGGGACGCTGCCGTGGGCGGATCGATTCGTCGGCTACGTGGGCGGGGTGTTCGGGAATCCCGATGCGTTCGTGAGCACGTACTGGGTCGACGAAGACGAGATTGAAGAGTTCTGCGGGCCATACTCGGCCTGTGCGGGCGCTCCCGAAGCCTTCTCGCAAGTGGTCGTGTCCCCGCATGAGCTCACCCATGCTGCGCGCGGCACCGCAGTGCCCGCGCAGAGTCCCGTCGAAGAAGGGATCGCGGAACTCTACGGGCGAGCGCCGGCGGGGACCTACCCACTGGAGGGCGACGTCACGAACATGCTGCGGGACTTCGGCAGTGGAAAGCTCATACCCCCTGAGCTCTACGGCCGCGCCGGACACTTCGCGTCGTTCGTTCGCTACGCCTACGGCGAAGACGCGCTCGTTGCACTCCGTGCGACGTCCGACTGGAACGACGACTGGCCGCGGACGCAGGAGGTCTTCGCCGACGCGCTCGGCGAGCCGCTGCAGACCGTGGTGCAGCGCTACGAGAGCGACTACCCGGACGCCTGCGATGGCGCGATGTTTCGTGACACGAACTTCGATTGTCTCGGCGAGTTCATCGAGCTCTCGGGGGCCGACGAGGGGATGCCGACGGTGATCGAGCAGCAGCTGGCGTGCGGCGACGCGGAGGTCTTCGGCGTCGTCGACGGCCGGCGACGGCAGACGTTCCGGCTGCACGTGCAGCAGAGCGCCTGGTACCACATCGTAGTGGAAACGAAGGGCGGAACGATGCCGTGGAACGTCGAAACGCGAACGTGCGGCCAGAGCTGCATGAACTACGGCGACACGCCGACCCACTTCGACTTTGGTCTGATCCCGCTACCGGTCGACCCCAAGGACGGCGACGACGTCGACTACGGAAACATCTGCGTGCCGGCAGGTGACTATGCGGTGGTGCTGGAGACGACGGCGACCGCGGAAGAGTCGCCGTCGCTTTCGCTCCTGCTCGAGTTCGTCGAGCGCAATGACGAGTGCGTGGTCCGGTGAGCCCCTGGCGCTCGAAGTGATCCCACGTACCCGCGTTCGACCGCGCTATCGCGCGAACCAAGCCACCCACGTCTGTGAGGGCGAGGGGGTCGCCGCCACGACGGGGTTCTGGTCGGCGTCGAGGCCGACGCCGCAGTTGAGTCCGATGTCGCCGGGGCCGGCGATCGTGGATTGCCACGCGAGCGCGCCGTCCGGTGCGAAGCGGGCGAGCACGAGACGCTCGCCGTCGTCGCCGGTGTCGGCCCACAGCGCGAAGACGCTGCCGCCGCCGTCGATGGCGACGCCGCAGTCGTCGGCCGGCGTGTCGTGCTCCCACGACCACGCGGTCGCGCCGTCGCCGGTGAGGGTGTGCACGAACACGGTGTTGCGGTGCGACGTCGGGCTCTCGAACTCGCCGAGCACCGCGAGGGTGCCATCGCTTGCCATCGCGAGTGCGCTGGGCAGGTCGCGACCGCCGACGAGGTGATCGAGTGTCGCATCCCAGACCGCAGCACCGTCGCCGGCGTAGGCGGTGACGCCGGTGACCCAGCCGAGATCCGCGGGCTGTCGGTTCATCGCGAGCGCGATGGTGCCCGCCTCGTTCGATGCGACGTGGGTGGTGTGCGCAAGGCCGTTTTCGAGGTCGCGCTCGAGTTCCCATACCAACTCGCCGTCGGCGTCGAGCTTGCGCAGCCACGCGACGTCGGCGGTGGCGCCCGCCACCAGTGCATGGCCGCCACCGTCGGTGGCGACGTCGAAGGCATCGGTGGCGAGTCCAGCCGAGCGCACGTGGACATCCATCCACAGCAGCGTCCCGTCGGCGGCGTGCTTGCGGGTCCACGCATAGCCGAGCTCGGAGCTGGTGATGTTGCCACCGCGCGCAGTGCCGACGACGAACGCGTTGCCGGCCGCATCGAGTGCGAGCGCCTGCCCGCTCGCGTACGAGGTCTCGGGGTCGGTCCACGCCTGCGTCCACAGCACCTCACCGCGGGCATCGAGGCGCGTCAGCTGGACGGACAGCGCATTGGTGCCGGTGATGCAGCCGTATCCGTGCACCACGACGTCACCGTTGGCGTCACCGCGCACGTCCTTGCCACCACAGCCGGGGCCCGTCGTCTCCTGCAGCAGCGAGCCGGGTACGCGGCAGTACTCGTTGCACGAAGGCGTCGCACCGCGCTCGTCGCAGCTCTCGCCGGGGTCGATCACGCCGTCACCACAACTCGGGCCACCCGCGCCGGGGC encodes:
- a CDS encoding penicillin-insensitive murein endopeptidase; protein product: MRFVGMHALALAATWSFGSSAAFTDTPTIAAVSLEHEPAPTVARGFAVVPFEPRATVVLDAVHWTAPRRESSRQLALRFGLTTDELHALAPELDAGVEPGQRVLVYRHDPDAPSRSMGSPNRGRIQHAAAFPEGEGWVLRGYRPRTWATRGTVSALAGALGEWRERFPEAQPVLLGEFSRRAGGRVRPHKSHCSGRDVDVGYVLRTAPAAHRFTVATFDTLDAAATWGLVERLVASGAVESIFMATQVQRQLLPYAMGRVEPSRLPAIFSVLAPNARAQKKALLRAWGGHDDHMHVRFACGEGDPECGDAVRRSTKKRRKGRKRR